The following coding sequences are from one Chitinivibrionales bacterium window:
- the dprA gene encoding DNA-protecting protein DprA, with the protein MPLPWIALNSVKGLGPVRIKNLLEKYGSPEHVFKTSQTQLQQETGLSKAIASQIHNPNLFAEAEKQVELSRRLDVTILTLDNDDYPPLLKEIFAPPPVLYVKGSPDAFTHHAVGVVGTRRASQYGKNATSHIVKGLVRSNLVIVSGLALGIDTTAHQTCLENNGKTVAVFGCGLDTIYPATNRKLAERILENGALVSEFPLGSSPESFNFPRRNRIISGLSAGVLVVEAGEKSGGLITAHYALQQGRDVFAVAGSIFSPQSVGTHKLIKSGAVPVRNAREIVETIQAIDHLKTPHFVEAPKPKVALELLSEKEKKVFEMLSSLPQRIDQLTEKTGLALTDLLGLLLNMELKGLIQQVSGQQFIRA; encoded by the coding sequence ATGCCGCTTCCCTGGATAGCACTAAATTCTGTCAAGGGCCTCGGGCCGGTACGGATCAAAAACCTGCTTGAAAAGTATGGCTCCCCCGAGCATGTGTTCAAAACTTCCCAAACACAACTCCAGCAGGAAACCGGGCTTTCAAAGGCCATAGCAAGCCAGATCCATAATCCCAATTTGTTTGCGGAAGCCGAAAAGCAGGTCGAGTTGTCCCGTCGGCTCGATGTCACCATTCTTACCCTTGATAACGATGATTATCCACCGCTGCTAAAAGAGATCTTTGCTCCACCGCCGGTGTTGTATGTAAAAGGTTCTCCTGATGCATTTACTCACCATGCCGTAGGAGTGGTCGGCACCAGGAGAGCTTCCCAGTACGGGAAAAATGCAACATCCCATATTGTCAAAGGCCTGGTCCGGTCGAATCTGGTGATTGTCAGCGGTCTTGCGCTGGGGATCGACACCACGGCTCATCAGACCTGTCTCGAAAACAATGGTAAAACAGTAGCTGTTTTCGGTTGCGGTCTCGATACAATCTATCCGGCAACAAACAGAAAACTGGCGGAGCGGATTCTCGAAAACGGAGCACTGGTATCGGAATTCCCTCTGGGGTCCTCGCCCGAATCCTTTAATTTTCCGCGGCGCAATCGGATTATCAGTGGTTTATCGGCAGGGGTGCTGGTGGTTGAAGCCGGTGAGAAGAGTGGCGGTCTGATAACCGCACACTATGCTCTTCAGCAGGGAAGAGATGTTTTTGCCGTAGCCGGATCGATATTTTCACCCCAGAGTGTCGGAACCCACAAGCTAATTAAAAGCGGTGCGGTTCCTGTACGAAATGCTCGGGAGATTGTAGAAACGATTCAGGCAATCGATCACCTGAAAACCCCTCACTTTGTGGAGGCTCCAAAACCGAAAGTGGCCCTGGAGCTTCTCTCGGAAAAGGAAAAAAAGGTTTTTGAAATGCTTTCATCGCTACCCCAGCGGATCGACCAGTTGACCGAGAAAACCGGTCTGGCTCTTACCGACCTTCTGGGCCTGCTTCTGAACATGGAACTCAAAGGTCTCATTCAACAGGTTTCCGGACAACAGTTTATCCGGGCGTAA